In Rosa chinensis cultivar Old Blush chromosome 1, RchiOBHm-V2, whole genome shotgun sequence, a genomic segment contains:
- the LOC112181858 gene encoding acidic endochitinase, protein MAAMSTESCSQALTVLLVILHIFVSNSYAGSIVVYWGQNGGEGPLTAACDTGRYRIVNIAFLSQYGNGQTPQINLAGHCDPRSNGCVKVSTGIKNCQNKGIKVLLSIGGAGGNYGLSSDADAGKVADYIWNNFLGGQSSSRPLGDAVLDGVDFDIEKGGPHYDALARKLSQYSQRGRKVYLGAAPQCPFPDKYVNGALSTGLFDYVWVQFYNNPKAQCEFTSSNPNAFRNSWNKWTSSIQANQFFVGLPASRAVDGYVPTADLINQVLPFVKKSPKYGGIMLYDRFEDDKTGYSSKVIGSV, encoded by the coding sequence ATGGCTGCCATGTCCACCGAGTCTTGCTCCCAAGCTCTCACTGTCTTACTAGTAATCCTCCATATCTTTGTCTCAAACTCTTACGCCGGATCCATTGTAGTTTACTGGGGCCAAAATGGGGGAGAAGGCCCACTCACAGCAGCATGTGACACAGGCAGATATCGTATCGTAAACATAGCATTCCTCTCACAGTATGGCAATGGCCAAACACCTCAGATCAATTTAGCCGGTCACTGCGATCCAAGATCAAATGGTTGCGTAAAAGTGAGCACAGGCATCAAAAATTGCCAAAACAAAGGCATCAAGGTCCTCCTTTCCATTGGCGGTGCTGGTGGGAATTATGGACTATCATCAGATGCCGATGCTGGGAAAGTAGCTGACTACATATGGAATAACTTCTTGGGAGGTCAATCGAGCTCAAGGCCTCTAGGCGACGCCGTTTTGGACGGGGTAGATTTCGACATTGAGAAAGGCGGACCCCACTATGATGCGCTTGCTAGGAAGTTGTCTCAATATAGCCAAAGAGGGAGGAAAGTGTACTTAGGAGCAGCACCGCAGTGCCCATTTCCTGACAAGTATGTAAATGGTGCATTGTCCACTGGCTTATTTGACTATGTTTGGGTTCAATTCTACAACAATCCAAAGGCACAATGTGAGTTCACCTCTAGCAATCCCAATGCCTTTAGGAACTCTTGGAATAAGTGGACATCATCTATACAAGCCAATCAATTCTTTGTTGGGCTTCCAGCTTCTAGAGCAGTTGATGGTTATGTGCCTACAGCTGATCTGATAAACCAAGTGTTGCCTTTTGTTAAGAAGTCTCCCAAGTATGGAGGTATCATGCTCTATGATAGGTTTGAAGATGACAAGACTGGATACAGTTCTAAAGTTATAGGCAGTGTATAA